A window of the Helianthus annuus cultivar XRQ/B chromosome 4, HanXRQr2.0-SUNRISE, whole genome shotgun sequence genome harbors these coding sequences:
- the LOC110936454 gene encoding peptidyl-prolyl cis-trans isomerase NIMA-interacting 4, translating to MGKDAKGGGKGKGKQAGGSEDGGGAKGKGKGGKAADGLGTCTYVKARHILCEKQGKINEAYKKLQDGWLSNGDKVPPAEFAKIAAEYSECPSGKKGGDLGWFPRGKMAGPFQEVAFNTVVGATSPPFKSTHGYHIILAEGRKN from the exons ATGGGAAAGGACGCGAAGGGCGGCGGAAAAGGCAAAGGAAAGCAGGCAGGTGGGAgtgaggatggtggtggtgcaaAAGGCAAAGGCAAAGGTGGAAAGGCTGCCGATGGCCTTGGCACTTGTACATACGTAAAAG CAAGGCATATCTTGTGTGAAAAGCAAGGTAAAATCAATGAAGCATACAAGAAGCTGCAAGACGGGTGGCTTAGCAATGGAGATAAGGTCCCTCCAGCTGAATTTGCAAAG ATAGCTGCCGAATACTCAGAATGCCCATCAGGAAAGAAAGGTGGAGACCTTGGATGGTTTCCGCGAGGCAAGATGGCTGGACCATTTCAAGAGGTTGCTTTTAACACGGTTGTTGGAGCTACCAGTCCACCTTTTAAATCAAC ACATGGGTATCACATCATCTTGGCCGAAGGACGGAAGAATTAG